A genomic region of Methanosarcina thermophila TM-1 contains the following coding sequences:
- a CDS encoding glycosyltransferase — MEKYKIALISDWYFPKVGGIEYSMHTLAKTLSMHGHKVSVITRSYPGVPQYSIKDGVSVIRVKGSPLPGQQRFLTPSAYKELFSLLKNGNYEIVNPHGLDSPMGMSALLASRKLGIPVIVTNHSLVGNTPYRQLLYIAGRLLLRYADAVIAVSSAVEKDSRLMTKKPIYRIFNGIDSEDKIIKIPLPVDTKGKIVIVTVARMTKKKGVQNIIDLAPLLLEKYKNLLFLMIGDGPLREKLERIVEKSGLSNNFYFTGEISREKVLGYLEQADIFALPSTNEAFGVSILEAISRKVPVVAMNNSGVSDIIKNGINGYLADSLEEFLFYLENLIETPALRTSFAEEAIRGLSNYDWNWICEQTSKVYTSVIYEKYHNNH; from the coding sequence ATGGAAAAATACAAAATCGCATTAATCAGCGACTGGTATTTTCCAAAGGTTGGAGGAATCGAGTACTCGATGCACACCCTCGCTAAAACACTGAGCATGCATGGTCATAAGGTAAGTGTAATTACCAGAAGCTACCCTGGAGTCCCTCAATACAGTATAAAGGACGGAGTTTCGGTAATAAGAGTCAAAGGAAGTCCTTTACCAGGACAGCAACGTTTTCTCACACCGTCTGCATATAAGGAACTCTTTAGCCTTTTGAAAAATGGAAATTACGAAATTGTCAATCCTCACGGGTTGGACTCACCTATGGGTATGAGTGCTCTTCTCGCATCCCGAAAGCTTGGTATTCCTGTAATAGTTACCAATCACTCCCTGGTAGGAAATACCCCATATCGCCAGCTTCTATATATTGCAGGTAGACTGCTTTTAAGATATGCTGATGCTGTAATCGCTGTCAGTTCGGCGGTTGAAAAGGACTCAAGACTAATGACAAAAAAACCGATTTACCGGATTTTTAACGGAATAGATTCTGAAGATAAAATCATCAAAATTCCCCTTCCTGTTGATACAAAAGGAAAAATTGTAATCGTTACGGTTGCACGTATGACAAAGAAGAAGGGTGTCCAGAACATTATAGATCTTGCTCCTTTACTTCTGGAAAAATATAAAAATTTGTTGTTTTTAATGATAGGAGATGGCCCACTGAGAGAAAAATTAGAAAGAATAGTAGAGAAGTCAGGTTTATCCAACAATTTCTATTTTACAGGAGAAATATCCAGGGAAAAAGTGTTGGGATATCTCGAACAGGCTGATATCTTTGCTCTACCATCTACTAATGAGGCCTTTGGAGTCTCGATACTGGAAGCAATCTCAAGAAAGGTTCCTGTCGTTGCAATGAATAATAGCGGGGTATCGGATATTATCAAGAACGGTATAAACGGTTACCTTGCAGACAGCCTTGAGGAATTTTTATTTTACCTTGAAAATCTGATAGAAACTCCTGCCCTTCGAACTTCCTTTGCTGAGGAAGCTATCCGGGGGCTCTCAAACTATGATTGGAATTGGATATGTGAGCAAACCAGCAAGGTATATACAAGTGTTATTTATGAGAAATATCACAATAACCATTGA
- a CDS encoding polysaccharide deacetylase family protein produces the protein MRNITITIDVEEDCPPMLSSTRGMEEGLPKLLDLFKEEGIRATFFVTGTMAERYPNLICRIPEDGHELGCHGYTHARFDQMTEEEARFALKQAGKTLRKFEKKLVSFRAPNLQFPKSYLKLLEKEGFLYDSSLAMYKPPFFKDKSESRIVRIPATITSSFLRLPPEFFLPLIKLSKAPVIFVHPWELVDMSNMPIRLDCKFNTGEKALKNLKVLIRTLKAENYLFLTLQERATLEKYKESWDSFELY, from the coding sequence ATGAGAAATATCACAATAACCATTGATGTAGAAGAAGACTGCCCCCCAATGCTTTCAAGTACTAGAGGCATGGAAGAAGGGCTGCCCAAGCTACTTGACCTTTTTAAAGAAGAAGGAATAAGAGCCACATTCTTCGTGACCGGAACAATGGCTGAGCGGTATCCGAACCTTATATGCCGAATTCCTGAAGACGGGCACGAGCTTGGATGTCACGGATATACCCATGCACGCTTCGATCAAATGACAGAGGAAGAAGCCAGGTTTGCTCTTAAACAGGCTGGAAAAACTCTTAGAAAATTTGAAAAGAAACTTGTCTCTTTCAGGGCTCCGAACCTCCAGTTTCCAAAAAGTTATCTAAAACTCCTGGAAAAAGAAGGTTTTCTATATGATTCTTCCCTTGCAATGTACAAACCACCTTTCTTTAAGGATAAATCGGAAAGCAGGATAGTCAGGATTCCTGCCACAATTACTTCTTCATTTCTAAGACTCCCACCAGAGTTTTTTCTCCCATTGATTAAACTCTCAAAAGCACCTGTTATCTTTGTGCATCCCTGGGAGCTAGTGGATATGTCAAACATGCCCATACGTCTGGATTGCAAATTCAATACTGGAGAAAAAGCTCTCAAAAACCTGAAAGTCCTGATACGTACCTTAAAAGCTGAAAATTACCTTTTTCTAACTTTGCAAGAAAGGGCAACCCTTGAAAAATATAAAGAATCATGGGATAGTTTTGAGCTTTACTAA
- a CDS encoding transposase gives MRRTGKLRRSFLKASISVDTIKKVIIGWKISQKTYHGIKHVSTLIKKSNRSRKSQCYVMDKGYDSEEIHTLIRNEIKADSIVPLRERKRKRRNGKNIESS, from the coding sequence ATAAGGAGAACAGGGAAGCTCCGCCGGAGCTTCCTGAAAGCTTCAATATCAGTAGACACAATAAAAAAGGTAATAATAGGATGGAAAATTAGCCAAAAAACATATCATGGGATTAAGCATGTAAGTACTTTGATAAAGAAATCAAATAGGTCAAGAAAGTCTCAATGTTATGTGATGGATAAAGGATATGATTCCGAAGAAATTCATACTCTAATAAGAAATGAGATAAAAGCAGATTCAATAGTACCTTTAAGAGAAAGAAAAAGAAAGAGAAGAAACGGCAAAAATATAGAAAGCAGTTAA
- a CDS encoding class I SAM-dependent methyltransferase, with protein MPKPKNVWEEFFKDKKHGGHRYSSEEFLAMEAREKLFHLDGGKTLLDFGCGSAELLTYYAPEYEKLVGVDFSPSMLGEASKRIKKKGCNNIDLILANHETLWEKLEFSFDRITAAGVIQYLTLQEIDKFIFDASRYLNRGGKIVLFDLLDSRLYPLWKVGLFSKDVNCLKILRKAGFELQTVVLASIKNRPKDILGFAYHPNKIEKIASKHGFKMIYVCSMYYEYKYHAIMFRA; from the coding sequence ATGCCTAAACCAAAAAATGTCTGGGAAGAGTTTTTTAAGGATAAGAAGCATGGAGGGCACAGGTATTCATCAGAGGAATTTCTTGCTATGGAAGCCAGGGAAAAATTATTTCACCTTGATGGAGGCAAAACTCTTCTCGACTTCGGATGCGGCTCTGCAGAACTCCTGACATACTATGCTCCTGAGTATGAAAAGCTTGTAGGAGTGGATTTTTCCCCGTCCATGCTTGGCGAAGCAAGCAAGAGGATCAAGAAAAAAGGATGCAATAACATCGACCTGATTCTTGCTAATCATGAAACCCTCTGGGAGAAATTGGAGTTTAGTTTTGATAGAATAACTGCAGCCGGGGTAATTCAATACCTGACACTTCAAGAAATTGATAAATTCATCTTTGATGCATCAAGGTATCTGAACAGAGGGGGCAAAATAGTATTGTTTGACCTGCTGGATTCCCGTTTATATCCATTATGGAAGGTCGGACTGTTCTCAAAAGATGTGAATTGTCTCAAGATTTTACGTAAAGCTGGTTTTGAGCTCCAGACTGTCGTACTGGCAAGCATAAAAAATCGTCCAAAGGATATTCTCGGGTTTGCCTACCATCCTAATAAAATCGAAAAAATTGCGAGTAAGCATGGCTTTAAAATGATTTATGTATGCTCGATGTATTACGAGTACAAGTACCATGCGATAATGTTTCGGGCTTAA
- a CDS encoding SPL family radical SAM protein, protein MFEEIEVKKALNRIKDAGRITLPFRWDLNIYRGCEHGCNYCYAMYSHRYLEKEEMNSSPVKEPSGVKNCAFFQRICVKTNIAEALEKQLGAKSWKKEVINIGGVCDSYQPAEAEYGLMRQVLHLMIKYRNPIMISTKSDLILRDFDLLKELAELTYVNIAVTVTTINEDLSTLLEPSASPPVKRFSVLRAFKNTAAVTGFHMMPILPFLTDSPQNLEQILSIAAECEVDYALTGILYLRGDTRKHFFDFLELKFPELVDPYCKLYAKGGVDKAYKAELYGVLNSLMDRYNLSGDYMKPMQMKLSRPKQLKLTDFHENSI, encoded by the coding sequence ATGTTTGAGGAAATCGAGGTTAAAAAAGCTCTGAACCGGATAAAAGATGCTGGCAGAATCACACTACCATTCCGCTGGGATCTCAATATCTACAGGGGATGCGAACACGGTTGTAACTACTGCTATGCAATGTATTCTCACCGCTATCTGGAAAAGGAAGAAATGAACTCTTCTCCGGTTAAAGAACCTTCAGGAGTAAAAAACTGTGCTTTTTTTCAGAGAATCTGCGTCAAAACAAATATAGCAGAAGCCCTTGAAAAACAGCTTGGAGCAAAAAGCTGGAAAAAAGAAGTAATCAATATAGGGGGAGTGTGCGATAGTTATCAGCCTGCAGAGGCAGAGTACGGATTAATGCGCCAGGTTCTACACCTGATGATAAAATATCGGAATCCGATTATGATTTCTACAAAATCCGACCTTATTCTCAGGGACTTCGATCTTCTTAAAGAGCTTGCCGAACTTACGTATGTAAATATTGCAGTCACGGTTACAACAATAAATGAGGATTTAAGTACCCTGCTGGAACCCTCTGCCTCGCCTCCAGTAAAGCGATTTTCGGTCCTCAGAGCATTTAAAAATACAGCTGCTGTTACCGGATTTCACATGATGCCGATTCTTCCTTTTCTTACAGACAGCCCTCAGAATCTGGAGCAAATTCTTTCTATTGCAGCCGAGTGTGAGGTGGATTATGCCCTAACAGGCATTCTTTACTTGAGGGGCGATACCAGAAAGCATTTTTTCGATTTTCTTGAGCTAAAATTCCCTGAACTTGTGGATCCATACTGCAAGTTGTATGCAAAAGGAGGAGTTGATAAAGCGTATAAAGCTGAACTTTATGGAGTGCTCAATTCTCTTATGGATAGATACAATCTGTCCGGAGATTACATGAAACCCATGCAGATGAAACTTTCCCGTCCGAAGCAACTTAAACTCACTGATTTTCACGAAAATTCAATCTAG